In Rheinheimera sp. MM224, one DNA window encodes the following:
- a CDS encoding IMPACT family protein, producing the protein MSGCWVLAKTASSEQEIKRSRFLCTLWPIQSLAEGQQIIRQQKQQHPQAAHVCSAMLLPAGATGQPQAFSDDGEPSGTAGKPMLAVLQGSGMVGLCATVVRYYGGIQLGTGGLVRAYSDAVRQALTLAQREFIPIRHQATLSMPYAVFEAIQRLWQNRWLIDQQEFDQQVRLTVRIAQSDQQEFEQQFMQTILRLKEPQATLMWHNPSEQDS; encoded by the coding sequence ATGTCCGGTTGTTGGGTATTGGCTAAAACGGCTTCGTCTGAGCAAGAAATCAAACGCAGCCGTTTTTTATGTACTTTATGGCCGATACAAAGTCTGGCAGAAGGCCAGCAGATTATTCGTCAGCAAAAGCAGCAACATCCACAAGCAGCTCATGTCTGCAGTGCTATGCTGTTGCCTGCAGGTGCAACAGGTCAGCCGCAAGCCTTCAGTGATGACGGTGAACCTTCTGGTACCGCAGGCAAACCTATGTTGGCTGTATTGCAAGGCTCTGGCATGGTAGGGCTTTGTGCGACTGTAGTACGTTATTATGGCGGCATTCAGCTGGGCACTGGCGGATTAGTCCGTGCTTACAGTGATGCAGTACGACAAGCTCTGACGCTGGCACAACGCGAATTTATACCTATACGGCATCAGGCCACTTTGTCTATGCCTTATGCCGTTTTTGAAGCCATACAGCGCCTGTGGCAAAACCGCTGGTTGATAGACCAGCAAGAGTTTGACCAGCAAGTGCGATTAACAGTACGTATCGCTCAAAGCGACCAACAGGAATTTGAACAGCAGTTTATGCAGACCATACTCAGACTCAAAGAACCGCAAGCCACCTTGATGTGGCATAACCCGTCAGAGCAGGATTCCTGA
- a CDS encoding TrkH family potassium uptake protein, with product MQYRSIIRILGLLVTIFSITMLPPAFVAYWYQDGAGVPFLLSFFLSLLIGFVVWYPNRNEKSELKVREGFLIVVLFWTVLGAVGALPFWLTENPDMNLAASMFESFSGLTTTGATVLTGLESLPKAILYYRQQMQWFGGMGIIVLAVAILPMLGVGGMQLYRAETPGPVKDNKMTPRIADTAKHLWFIYLGITIACAVSFYVAGMSVFDAICHAFSTVAVGGFSTYDASIGYFNSVSINMICAIFLLISSVNFPLHFAAVRGKNIRTYWRDPEFKAFVAIQLALMVICFLVLLEEQIYPDWQSALNHGLFQSVSMSTTAGFSTASFSSWPLFLPILLIFASFIGGCAGSAAGGLKVVRVMLLFLQGKRELNRLVHPRAVYSIKLGRRPVPDRIVEAVWGFFAAYTFVFVVIMLLLLLVGMDNISAFTATAACLNNLGPGLGEVAANFASVPDAGKWVLIMAMIFGRLEVFTLLVLFTAVFWKD from the coding sequence ATGCAATACCGTTCCATCATCCGTATTTTAGGTCTGCTGGTTACCATCTTCAGTATTACCATGTTGCCACCAGCCTTTGTTGCCTATTGGTATCAGGACGGTGCTGGCGTACCTTTTTTATTGTCTTTTTTCCTGTCCTTGTTGATTGGTTTTGTCGTTTGGTATCCAAACCGCAATGAGAAATCTGAACTGAAAGTGCGGGAAGGCTTTTTAATAGTGGTGTTGTTCTGGACCGTATTAGGTGCAGTAGGTGCCTTACCTTTCTGGCTGACAGAAAATCCTGATATGAATCTGGCGGCCAGTATGTTTGAGTCTTTTTCAGGCTTAACCACCACAGGCGCTACAGTGCTGACCGGTTTAGAAAGTCTGCCCAAAGCGATTTTGTATTACCGCCAGCAAATGCAGTGGTTTGGCGGTATGGGGATCATCGTATTAGCTGTGGCTATTCTGCCGATGTTAGGGGTAGGGGGCATGCAGTTGTACAGGGCTGAAACTCCGGGTCCGGTGAAAGATAACAAAATGACGCCCCGTATTGCTGATACGGCTAAGCATCTGTGGTTTATCTATCTGGGGATTACTATCGCTTGTGCTGTATCTTTTTATGTCGCGGGTATGAGTGTTTTTGATGCGATTTGCCATGCTTTTTCTACCGTCGCTGTAGGTGGTTTTTCTACCTACGACGCTAGTATTGGCTACTTTAACAGCGTCAGTATTAATATGATTTGTGCCATCTTTTTATTGATTAGTTCAGTCAATTTCCCTCTGCACTTTGCCGCGGTAAGAGGCAAAAACATTAGAACCTATTGGCGCGATCCTGAATTTAAAGCCTTTGTTGCTATTCAACTGGCGTTGATGGTGATCTGTTTTCTGGTGCTGTTGGAAGAGCAAATTTATCCTGACTGGCAAAGTGCCTTAAACCATGGTTTGTTTCAGTCTGTGTCTATGTCGACTACAGCAGGCTTCTCCACCGCAAGCTTTTCCAGCTGGCCGTTGTTTTTGCCTATTCTGTTAATTTTCGCCAGCTTTATCGGTGGTTGTGCTGGTTCTGCTGCTGGTGGTTTAAAAGTAGTGCGGGTGATGTTGTTATTCCTGCAAGGTAAAAGAGAGCTGAACCGTTTAGTGCATCCACGTGCTGTGTATTCCATTAAACTCGGTCGTCGGCCAGTGCCGGATCGGATAGTCGAAGCTGTCTGGGGCTTTTTTGCCGCTTACACTTTTGTCTTTGTGGTGATTATGTTGTTGTTGCTGTTGGTCGGTATGGACAATATCAGCGCTTTTACCGCCACAGCGGCCTGTTTAAATAACTTAGGGCCTGGCTTAGGGGAAGTGGCAGCCAATTTCGCGTCAGTGCCGGATGCCGGTAAATGGGTGCTGATTATGGCGATGATCTTCGGTCGTCTGGAAGTATTCACCTTGCTGGTATTATTCACTGCCGTCTTCTGGAAGGATTAG
- the trkA gene encoding Trk system potassium transporter TrkA, with protein MKIIILGAGQVGGTLAENLVGEQNDITVVDTNIEKLRALQDRYDLQVVHGHSAHPDILKRAGAEDADMIIAVTSSDEVNIVACQVAYSIFNTPLKIARIRTNQYLKYRDQLFNKDDMPVDHFISPETLVTDYIKRLIDYPGALQVVEFAEGRVSLVAVKAYYGGLLVGHALSTLKQHMPHVDARVAAIYRRGHAIKPLGTTVIEADDEVFFVAATKHIRAVMSELQKLEKSYHRIMIAGGGNVGYGLARALEKNHSVKLIERSKERAEYLSSALDNTVVYIGDASDPELLEEENIEQVDVFLAVTNDDEANIMSAMLAKRMGAQKTMVLIKRGAYVDLLQGGEVDIAVSPQQATISALLTHIRRGDIVNVYSLRRGAAEAIEAVAHGDKSTSKVVGQAIGQIKLPPGATIGAIVRGDEVLIAHDNVVIETDDHVILFLVDKKYITEVERLFQVSAIFI; from the coding sequence ATGAAAATTATAATTCTGGGTGCAGGTCAGGTTGGTGGCACTTTAGCGGAAAACCTGGTTGGTGAACAAAACGACATTACTGTCGTCGACACCAATATTGAAAAGCTACGTGCCCTGCAAGACAGATACGATTTGCAGGTGGTGCATGGCCATAGTGCGCACCCGGATATATTAAAACGTGCCGGTGCTGAAGACGCCGATATGATTATTGCGGTCACCAGCAGCGACGAAGTGAATATCGTCGCTTGTCAGGTGGCCTACAGTATTTTTAATACTCCGCTGAAAATTGCCCGTATCCGTACCAACCAGTATCTGAAATACCGCGACCAGTTGTTTAACAAAGACGATATGCCGGTCGATCACTTTATTTCCCCTGAAACCCTGGTTACCGACTATATCAAACGTCTGATCGACTACCCTGGTGCTTTGCAGGTGGTGGAATTTGCCGAAGGCCGGGTTAGTTTAGTAGCGGTAAAAGCCTATTATGGTGGTTTATTGGTAGGTCACGCTTTATCCACCTTAAAACAGCATATGCCGCATGTGGATGCCCGTGTTGCCGCTATCTACCGTCGTGGTCACGCTATTAAGCCTTTAGGCACTACGGTGATAGAAGCAGATGATGAAGTGTTTTTTGTCGCCGCCACTAAGCATATTCGCGCTGTAATGAGCGAGCTGCAAAAGCTGGAGAAAAGCTATCACCGCATTATGATCGCAGGTGGTGGTAATGTCGGTTATGGTTTGGCTCGTGCTTTAGAGAAGAACCATAGCGTGAAGCTGATCGAACGCAGTAAAGAGCGCGCCGAATACCTGTCCAGCGCTTTGGACAATACTGTGGTTTATATTGGTGACGCTTCAGACCCAGAGCTGCTGGAAGAAGAAAACATCGAGCAGGTCGACGTGTTTTTAGCCGTCACCAATGACGATGAAGCCAATATTATGTCGGCCATGCTGGCCAAACGTATGGGCGCACAAAAAACCATGGTGCTGATTAAACGCGGCGCTTATGTCGATTTACTGCAAGGTGGCGAAGTCGATATAGCGGTATCGCCGCAGCAAGCGACTATTTCAGCCCTGCTGACTCATATCCGTCGCGGTGACATAGTGAACGTTTACTCACTGCGCAGAGGCGCTGCTGAAGCCATTGAGGCTGTAGCTCATGGTGATAAATCGACGTCAAAAGTGGTAGGTCAGGCTATAGGCCAAATCAAACTACCGCCTGGCGCGACCATAGGCGCCATAGTGCGTGGCGACGAAGTCTTAATAGCTCACGATAACGTAGTGATTGAAACTGACGATCATGTGATTTTATTTTTGGTGGATAAAAAGTACATCACCGAAGTAGAACGCTTATTCCAGGTCAGCGCGATATTTATTTAA
- the rsmB gene encoding 16S rRNA (cytosine(967)-C(5))-methyltransferase RsmB, with amino-acid sequence MSKNLRALAATACYQVVDQGKSLSEVLHKAQQELDSPLDKALLQEICFGVMRYLPQLETVCQKLMDKPLVKHLRPLQFLIYVGLYQLKFLRVPDHAAIGETVEAARELKGQSLTGLINAVLRSVQRKPEVFDFQDAPLPVQYNHPSWIITQLQHAYPEQWQQILDENQQKAPLWLRVNQLRTTPEAYLAALAAEGIAASQPFAYLPCALLLEQASDVSLLPGYADGWFSVQDGAAQHAAYFLGARNKDSVLDACCAPGGKTCHILELAPEADVLALDKDPRRLDRVYDNLDRLGLDARVMAADAADPDDWAGFQTFDRILLDVPCSATGVIRRHPDIRWLRKKTDIAPLVELQQQILRKIWPLLKPDAELLYATCSVLPEENLQQIQAFLADYPDAKLIPLADSHPDLHWQILPGQQQMDGFFYAKLRKTKR; translated from the coding sequence ATGAGTAAAAATTTACGCGCTCTGGCGGCAACAGCCTGTTATCAGGTGGTGGATCAGGGTAAATCCTTATCAGAGGTTCTGCATAAAGCTCAGCAAGAGCTGGACTCGCCTTTAGATAAAGCCCTGCTGCAAGAAATCTGTTTTGGTGTGATGCGCTATTTGCCTCAGCTGGAAACTGTCTGTCAGAAGCTGATGGATAAACCGCTGGTCAAACACCTGCGCCCGCTGCAGTTTTTAATTTACGTTGGTTTGTATCAGCTGAAATTTTTGCGCGTACCAGACCATGCCGCCATAGGCGAAACAGTGGAAGCGGCCCGTGAATTAAAAGGTCAAAGCCTGACGGGTTTAATTAACGCCGTATTACGTTCAGTACAGCGTAAACCTGAAGTTTTTGATTTTCAGGACGCACCTTTACCAGTCCAGTATAACCACCCAAGCTGGATCATCACCCAGCTGCAACACGCTTACCCAGAGCAGTGGCAGCAAATACTTGATGAAAATCAGCAAAAAGCCCCCTTGTGGCTGAGGGTAAATCAGTTACGCACAACACCCGAAGCTTATCTGGCAGCTCTTGCCGCTGAAGGCATCGCTGCCAGTCAGCCTTTTGCTTATTTGCCTTGTGCCTTATTGCTTGAACAAGCTTCTGATGTGAGCTTATTACCAGGTTATGCCGATGGCTGGTTTTCAGTGCAGGATGGCGCAGCTCAGCATGCCGCTTATTTCCTTGGCGCACGCAATAAAGATTCGGTATTAGATGCCTGCTGTGCTCCAGGTGGCAAAACCTGCCATATTCTGGAACTGGCGCCAGAAGCCGATGTATTAGCGCTGGATAAAGACCCACGCCGTTTAGACAGGGTATACGACAATCTGGACCGCTTAGGTTTAGATGCCCGTGTGATGGCTGCTGACGCTGCAGATCCGGACGACTGGGCAGGCTTTCAGACCTTTGACCGTATATTGCTGGATGTGCCATGTTCGGCTACCGGCGTGATCCGTCGTCACCCTGATATTCGCTGGTTACGGAAAAAAACCGATATAGCGCCATTAGTCGAGTTGCAGCAACAAATTCTGCGCAAGATCTGGCCTTTATTAAAACCTGATGCCGAATTGTTGTATGCCACCTGCTCTGTGTTACCGGAAGAAAACCTGCAACAAATCCAGGCCTTTTTAGCAGACTACCCAGATGCAAAATTAATCCCGTTGGCCGACAGTCACCCGGATTTGCACTGGCAAATTTTGCCGGGACAGCAGCAGATGGATGGTTTCTTTTATGCCAAACTTCGCAAGACAAAGCGGTAA
- the fmt gene encoding methionyl-tRNA formyltransferase, whose amino-acid sequence MTTPLRIIFAGTPDFAARHLAALLDSPHQVIAVYSQPDRPAGRGHQLQQSPVKQLALQHDIPVYQPKSLKKAAAQQELAALNADLMIVVAYGLILPQAVLDAPRLGCINVHGSLLPRWRGAAPIQRAIWAGDAESGVTIMQMDIGLDTGAMLSKVSTPIAVDETSTSLYDKLALTGPVALVEALANLEALQAKAQPQQDELANYAEKLSKEEALLDFSKPAIALEREIRAFNPWPISYLQLGAQQLKIWRAVTEPGSGLPGQVLRVDKKGIAIQTSDGVLVITELQPAGKKAMKVMDFLNGRADWFQPGQMLSPVDGQS is encoded by the coding sequence TTGACCACTCCTTTACGTATTATTTTTGCGGGCACACCAGATTTTGCTGCCCGCCATCTCGCCGCCCTGCTGGATTCTCCTCATCAGGTGATTGCCGTCTACAGCCAACCCGACAGACCTGCAGGTCGTGGTCATCAGCTACAACAAAGCCCGGTAAAACAACTAGCGCTGCAACACGATATTCCGGTGTATCAGCCGAAGTCGTTAAAAAAAGCTGCGGCTCAACAAGAATTAGCGGCGTTAAATGCTGATCTGATGATAGTGGTGGCTTATGGTTTGATCCTGCCACAAGCCGTGCTCGATGCACCACGTTTAGGTTGTATCAATGTGCATGGCTCATTATTACCACGCTGGCGTGGTGCAGCGCCTATTCAACGTGCCATTTGGGCAGGTGACGCCGAATCTGGCGTGACTATTATGCAGATGGATATAGGCCTGGATACCGGCGCTATGCTGAGCAAAGTCAGCACGCCTATAGCTGTGGATGAGACCAGCACCAGCTTGTATGACAAACTGGCCTTAACAGGCCCAGTCGCATTAGTAGAGGCTTTAGCCAATCTGGAAGCACTGCAGGCCAAAGCTCAGCCGCAACAGGATGAGTTAGCCAACTACGCTGAAAAGCTGTCAAAAGAAGAAGCTTTATTAGATTTCAGCAAACCAGCTATAGCGCTGGAGCGCGAAATCCGTGCTTTTAATCCCTGGCCTATCAGTTATCTGCAACTGGGTGCTCAGCAGCTGAAAATCTGGCGCGCTGTAACAGAGCCAGGCTCTGGTTTACCAGGTCAGGTACTGCGGGTGGATAAAAAAGGCATCGCCATTCAAACCTCTGATGGCGTATTGGTGATCACCGAATTACAACCTGCCGGCAAAAAAGCCATGAAAGTGATGGATTTCCTCAATGGCCGCGCAGACTGGTTTCAGCCAGGCCAGATGTTGAGCCCTGTTGATGGGCAGAGCTGA
- the def gene encoding peptide deformylase — MTVLTVLHYPDDRLRTVAAAVPEVTAEIKQLTADMLDTMYAENGIGLAATQVNVHKRVVVIDISESRDEPMIFINPEIIAKSGDTEYEEGCLSVPQSYAKVERAAAVTVKAQNTKGEWFEIQAEGLLAICLQHELDHLMGKLFIDYLSPLKRDRIKKKLEKEARLAAR; from the coding sequence ATGACAGTATTAACAGTTTTACATTATCCAGACGACCGTTTACGCACAGTAGCCGCTGCTGTGCCTGAAGTTACGGCCGAAATTAAGCAACTGACAGCAGATATGCTGGACACTATGTATGCCGAAAATGGCATAGGCTTAGCCGCCACTCAGGTCAATGTGCACAAGCGTGTTGTCGTAATCGATATCTCAGAAAGCCGTGACGAGCCGATGATTTTTATCAATCCGGAAATCATTGCCAAAAGTGGTGACACTGAATACGAAGAAGGCTGTTTGTCTGTGCCGCAAAGCTACGCCAAAGTAGAACGCGCCGCAGCTGTGACAGTCAAAGCGCAAAACACCAAAGGCGAGTGGTTTGAAATTCAGGCTGAAGGTTTACTGGCGATTTGTTTACAGCACGAGCTGGACCATTTAATGGGCAAATTGTTTATTGATTATCTGTCACCGTTGAAACGTGACCGTATTAAGAAAAAGCTGGAAAAAGAAGCTCGCCTCGCAGCCCGTTAA
- a CDS encoding LysM peptidoglycan-binding domain-containing protein has product MRQQLLAILVSFSVFFSTILLADELKLKADAPTLYQVKAGDTLWDIAGLYLQHPWLWPRLWKLNPQVNNPHLIYPGDELHLQFDADGQPILTLNSQRVAATTSGVTQVQSNTAAAGAIKLTPKIRRLAKTDKAVPSVSLAGIEPFLSEEQLVSEDQLESLPYVLGGKDNVKNAVSGHLLYVQGELDQTQRYGIYRQGEVYEDPQSGDVLGYEAVLLAEAKVLPPAMVDEQQISRIEVQKSRREVKQGDRLLPMPQQSMYPDFFQLQSPETLVSGVIVDSASEWREFAKGEIVLLNQGQNAQLQPGHLLGIFRPSPAVVDFGDKPSYPEDSDKLQRILHEVVGSADEMPTELVGQLMIVKVSEHSSFAMILRTEQPVRVGDLIGNL; this is encoded by the coding sequence ATGCGACAGCAGCTTCTTGCTATTTTAGTCAGCTTCTCTGTGTTTTTCAGTACTATTCTGCTGGCTGATGAGCTGAAACTCAAGGCTGATGCGCCTACCTTGTATCAGGTCAAAGCTGGCGACACCTTATGGGATATAGCTGGTTTGTATCTGCAACACCCCTGGTTATGGCCACGTTTATGGAAGTTAAACCCACAAGTCAATAATCCACATCTTATTTACCCCGGTGATGAGTTGCACTTACAGTTCGATGCCGACGGCCAGCCGATACTGACGTTAAATAGTCAGCGAGTGGCAGCCACCACCTCCGGAGTTACGCAAGTTCAAAGCAATACCGCAGCTGCAGGTGCTATTAAATTAACCCCAAAAATCCGTCGGTTGGCCAAAACAGATAAAGCTGTGCCTTCTGTCTCGCTTGCCGGAATCGAGCCTTTTCTATCAGAAGAACAACTGGTCTCTGAAGACCAATTGGAAAGCCTGCCTTATGTATTGGGTGGAAAAGACAATGTGAAAAACGCTGTATCCGGTCATCTGCTTTATGTGCAGGGCGAGCTGGATCAAACTCAGCGTTATGGCATTTACCGCCAGGGTGAAGTCTACGAAGATCCACAAAGTGGTGATGTCTTGGGTTATGAAGCCGTATTACTGGCAGAAGCAAAAGTGTTACCTCCTGCTATGGTAGACGAGCAACAAATCAGTCGGATTGAAGTGCAAAAATCCAGACGGGAAGTGAAACAAGGTGATCGTTTATTGCCTATGCCACAGCAGTCGATGTATCCGGACTTTTTTCAGCTGCAATCGCCAGAAACTTTAGTCTCCGGAGTGATAGTGGATAGCGCATCTGAATGGCGCGAGTTTGCCAAAGGCGAAATTGTGCTGCTGAACCAGGGTCAGAATGCTCAGCTGCAACCTGGTCATCTGCTGGGGATCTTCCGTCCGTCACCCGCTGTGGTAGATTTTGGTGATAAACCCTCTTATCCGGAAGACAGCGACAAGCTGCAGCGTATTTTGCATGAAGTGGTCGGTTCTGCCGATGAAATGCCCACCGAATTAGTGGGCCAGCTGATGATAGTCAAAGTGAGTGAACACAGTAGTTTTGCGATGATATTACGCACAGAGCAACCGGTACGGGTCGGAGATTTAATAGGTAATCTCTGA
- the dprA gene encoding DNA-processing protein DprA, protein MDDLEHWIRLAAIPSMDRLKHQQWAELVSSADFHQLDDHQLQQLGFTAGQIQCQRAITPQRIEHCLEWLQTSPDHHFIRYTDPLYPELLSQIKQPPFALFIKGNPALLNEAQIAIVGSRQPTATGKQVAFNFAADLCRLGLTITSGMAKGIDGCSHRGALSVQGNTIAVLGHGFDTVYPAQHKELAAEIATSGALVSEFLPDVPPKGDHFPLRNRIVVGLSLGTLVVEAAIKSGSLISAGYAAEYSRELFVIPGSIYNPQAAGCHQLIQQGAKLTTCVADIIEEWSFLQNNSLSTVKDKEKNLQTDLFDDSLLANVGDEATAIDRIAERSGLSVAQVSIELLQLELAGEVAAVPGGYIRVRRA, encoded by the coding sequence ATGGATGACCTCGAGCATTGGATACGTTTAGCTGCTATTCCGTCTATGGACAGGCTAAAGCATCAGCAGTGGGCAGAGCTGGTTTCTTCAGCTGACTTCCATCAATTGGATGATCACCAGCTGCAGCAGCTGGGTTTTACCGCAGGCCAAATCCAGTGTCAAAGAGCCATCACGCCGCAGCGTATTGAGCATTGCCTGGAGTGGCTGCAAACTAGCCCCGATCACCATTTTATCCGTTACACAGACCCACTTTACCCTGAATTACTCAGCCAGATTAAACAGCCGCCTTTTGCTTTGTTTATCAAAGGTAACCCGGCTTTGTTAAATGAAGCACAGATTGCAATAGTGGGTAGTCGTCAGCCCACCGCCACTGGTAAACAAGTGGCCTTTAACTTTGCCGCCGATTTATGCCGCTTAGGTTTAACTATCACCAGCGGTATGGCCAAAGGTATAGATGGTTGCAGCCACAGAGGGGCTTTGTCTGTGCAGGGTAATACCATAGCTGTACTTGGCCATGGTTTTGATACGGTTTATCCGGCGCAGCATAAAGAGCTGGCAGCGGAAATTGCCACCAGCGGCGCTTTGGTCTCTGAGTTTTTACCTGATGTGCCACCGAAAGGAGATCATTTCCCGCTGCGCAATCGTATAGTCGTAGGATTAAGCTTAGGGACTTTGGTGGTGGAAGCAGCTATTAAAAGTGGTTCTTTGATCAGCGCTGGTTATGCCGCTGAGTACAGTCGCGAGCTTTTTGTGATCCCAGGTTCTATCTACAATCCACAGGCGGCGGGCTGCCATCAGTTAATTCAGCAAGGTGCTAAATTAACTACTTGTGTGGCCGATATCATAGAAGAATGGAGCTTTTTGCAAAATAACAGTCTAAGTACTGTAAAGGACAAAGAAAAAAATTTACAAACGGACTTGTTTGACGACAGCTTGTTGGCTAACGTAGGTGATGAGGCCACTGCGATTGATCGTATAGCAGAACGTAGTGGTTTATCTGTAGCGCAAGTCTCAATTGAATTACTTCAACTGGAATTGGCCGGTGAAGTGGCAGCAGTACCTGGTGGTTACATCAGAGTGAGGAGGGCCTGA
- a CDS encoding DUF494 family protein, which translates to MFDILIYLFENYIHNESEIYVNHADLQRELSKAGFHDDDIFKALRWLDSLSALQESHVKPYLTKVNSTAVRIYTVEEQRKLETECQGFLLFLEQINVLDAPTREMVLDRVMDLDQSSVSLDDLKWVVLMVLFNVPGRENAYAQMEDLIFDEPTGPLH; encoded by the coding sequence ATGTTTGATATCCTCATATATTTATTTGAAAACTACATCCACAACGAGTCAGAAATTTATGTGAATCATGCCGATCTGCAGCGTGAGCTCAGCAAAGCTGGTTTCCATGATGATGATATTTTTAAGGCCCTGCGTTGGCTGGATTCTTTATCTGCCTTGCAGGAAAGTCATGTTAAGCCCTATTTAACCAAAGTGAATTCGACCGCAGTGCGTATTTATACTGTGGAAGAGCAACGTAAGCTGGAGACTGAGTGTCAGGGTTTCCTGCTGTTTCTGGAACAAATCAACGTGCTGGATGCGCCCACCCGCGAGATGGTATTGGACAGAGTCATGGACCTGGATCAGAGTTCTGTCAGTCTGGACGATTTAAAATGGGTGGTGTTGATGGTGCTGTTTAATGTGCCTGGTCGTGAAAATGCTTATGCCCAGATGGAAGACCTTATTTTTGACGAACCTACAGGGCCGCTGCATTAA
- a CDS encoding type I DNA topoisomerase, protein MSQSDDTLFQHEKTAEPCPLCGHALQIKSGKNGPFLGCSNYPVCNYLKALHPHENTVVKVLEDQLCPECGNELAVKNGRYGMFIGCSHYPHCDFIVHADEPEPSDVPCPECKKGQLLERTSKYGKAFYGCSRYPDCKCLLNFKPVLGQCQFCDYPLLMEKPSASGVKLLCASKKCQKVQGS, encoded by the coding sequence ATGTCCCAGTCTGACGATACACTTTTTCAACACGAAAAAACCGCAGAGCCTTGTCCTCTGTGTGGCCATGCTTTGCAGATAAAAAGTGGCAAAAACGGGCCTTTTTTAGGCTGTAGTAACTATCCGGTCTGTAATTACCTGAAAGCGCTGCATCCACATGAAAATACAGTGGTAAAAGTGTTAGAGGATCAACTTTGTCCAGAATGCGGAAACGAGTTGGCGGTTAAAAATGGTCGCTATGGTATGTTTATTGGCTGTAGCCATTATCCACATTGTGATTTTATAGTGCACGCCGATGAACCTGAACCCAGCGATGTACCTTGTCCTGAATGCAAAAAAGGTCAGTTGCTGGAGCGTACCAGTAAATATGGCAAGGCTTTTTATGGCTGTAGCAGATATCCGGACTGCAAATGCCTGCTGAATTTTAAGCCTGTTTTAGGGCAGTGCCAGTTCTGCGATTATCCACTTTTAATGGAAAAACCTTCGGCTTCTGGTGTGAAGTTACTCTGCGCCAGTAAGAAATGTCAGAAAGTGCAGGGCAGTTAA
- a CDS encoding 5-(carboxyamino)imidazole ribonucleotide synthase codes for MKVLVLGAGQLARMMSLAGTPLNLKVSAYDVNSDTIVDPVTQQQLGTGLAQAIANADVITSEFEHIPYPVQELCQQSGKFLPNSTAIKAGGDRRQEKQLLDKAGVTNAAYKIVVTEQDFYQAIELLGLPLVLKSALAGYDGKGQWRLKTQADAQAVWADIQQFMAGADHTLPQAIVAEQFVRFDREVSLVGARNQAGDMVVYPLTENHHVAGVLAVSLALPGQQELQQQAKLMFEAVASALDYVGVLALEFFQVGDQLLVNEIAPRVHNSGHWTQQGADTCQFENHLRAVCGLPLGSTALVRPTLMVNILGEDHVSPAVLSLPSCHLHWYGKGKRPGRKMGHINLSATSTSELAQRFDLLRQHLPEQEFPELDLVAARLKQLQ; via the coding sequence ATGAAGGTTCTGGTTTTAGGTGCTGGTCAACTGGCTCGTATGATGAGTCTGGCAGGTACACCACTGAATTTAAAAGTCTCGGCTTATGATGTGAACAGCGACACTATTGTTGATCCTGTCACTCAGCAACAACTGGGGACAGGTCTGGCACAAGCTATTGCCAATGCAGATGTAATCACCTCTGAGTTTGAACATATCCCTTATCCGGTGCAGGAGCTTTGTCAGCAAAGCGGTAAGTTTTTACCAAACAGCACTGCGATAAAAGCAGGTGGCGATCGCCGTCAGGAAAAACAACTGCTGGATAAAGCGGGCGTGACCAACGCTGCTTATAAAATTGTCGTGACTGAACAGGATTTTTATCAGGCGATTGAACTGCTGGGTTTGCCACTGGTGCTGAAAAGCGCTTTGGCTGGGTATGACGGCAAAGGCCAATGGCGCTTAAAAACTCAGGCTGACGCGCAAGCGGTTTGGGCTGACATCCAGCAGTTTATGGCGGGCGCTGATCACACTTTACCTCAAGCTATAGTGGCGGAGCAGTTTGTTCGTTTTGACCGTGAAGTCAGTTTAGTTGGAGCCCGTAATCAGGCTGGCGATATGGTGGTCTACCCTCTGACGGAAAATCATCATGTAGCAGGTGTGCTGGCGGTATCGCTCGCTTTACCTGGTCAGCAGGAGTTGCAGCAACAAGCCAAACTGATGTTTGAAGCTGTAGCTAGCGCTTTGGATTACGTGGGTGTATTGGCACTGGAGTTTTTTCAGGTGGGAGACCAACTGCTGGTGAATGAGATAGCGCCACGGGTGCATAACTCAGGACACTGGACCCAACAAGGTGCCGACACCTGTCAGTTTGAAAACCATTTACGGGCTGTCTGTGGTTTGCCTTTGGGCAGCACAGCTTTAGTGCGTCCCACTTTGATGGTGAACATTCTGGGTGAAGATCATGTCAGCCCTGCAGTATTAAGCTTACCAAGCTGCCATTTGCACTGGTACGGCAAAGGCAAAAGACCAGGCCGCAAAATGGGCCATATCAATTTAAGCGCCACCAGCACCAGCGAACTGGCACAACGTTTTGATTTGCTGCGCCAACATTTACCAGAACAAGAATTCCCTGAACTGGATTTAGTGGCGGCACGCCTGAAGCAACTGCAATAG